The Streptococcus equi subsp. equi nucleotide sequence ATAAGGTATCGCAGTTTGGTATTTCTGATGAGTACCGTCAGATTACGATCGGCAAGCTCCCTTATCGTGTTTCTCCCTTGGAGTACAAATCCTTCTGGAAATGGCTAACCAATCGTAAGGACGGCATTGGCTATTATGTCAAGGTCAATCAGACAACTGGTAAGGCAGAGCTAGTCAAGTTAAATCAGCCTATGAAGTATTCTCATTCGGAATTTATGTTTAGAGACACCATGAGGCATTTGCGCTTCCAGTACCCGATGACCATTTTTTCAGACCCGTCATTTGAGGTTGATGACGATGGTAACCCTTACTATGTCGCAACAACCTACGCCCCAAAATTTGGCCTGTCCTCTCAGGAGCCGACGGGTGTGATCCTGTTAGACGCGGTTAGCGGCAAGTCTCAATACTATGAGCTAAAGGACGTTCCAAAATGGGTTGATCGTGTCTATTCTGCTGACAATGTTTTGGAGAGGGTTAATGACTATTACACCTATCAAAAGGGCTATTGGAACACTGTCTTTAGCCAGACAGATGTCAAGCAAACAACAGACAGCTATAACTACATTACCATCGGCTCAGACATTTACCTCTATACAGGAATCACCTCAGCAACAGCTGATTCGTCAAATCTCGGCTTTATTTTGGTTAACATGCGTACCAGAGAGGTCACTAACTATAAGCTGCCTTCTGCAACAGAGGCCTCTGCCATGAAATCAGCCGAGGGCGAAGTTCAAGAGAAGAAATACACTGCAACTGCACCAACCCTAGTCAAGTTAAATGACAAGGCTTATTACCTTATCTCATTGAAGGACGGGGCTGGTCTGATAAAATCCTATGCCTTGGTTGATGCAGAGGATTATCAGCAGGTAACAGTGAATAATGACATTCAGACCTTAATCTCACAATTCACAGATAAGGACACAAGCTCGCTGTCAGTGTCAGACACCAATGATCAGAAGGTCAAGATGATTACTGGGCAGGTGGAGCAATTGGCCAGCCAGATTATCTCAGGAACAACGGTTTATTACATTTCCTCCAAGGGTCAGATTTATAAAATCAAGGCAAGCAGTGAAACTAGTGACCGTCTGCCTTTCCTAAAGGTCGGAGACCAGTTTAAGGCTCAGCTGGCTGATGACAACTACCTCAATCACATGACCATTGAGAGCTCGTCAGCAGACCAAGCTATAACAGAGTAATATTGTTTAGCTTTAGCTTGGCTGGCAGCCACTGCTTTATGCAGTTGTAAGAGTAGCTGGTACTATCAGAGTAGCCGCAGGAAAGCTCAGTCACCTGTGGCTCAGGGACTAACGAGGAGCAGCTGCTATTGGAGATCAGTTGTAGAAAGTACCAAACCAAAGCTCGCTCCTTTCTTGAAGAAAACCATGTCATTGCAATGTGGCATGGTTTTTGTTTGCCTTTTAAAATGGCTAAACAGCTGATTGCAGGATAGTTTTGATTAAAAATTCTAATAATTAAAAACAATAATTGTCATATAATTAATGTTTTGTGATATTATCTTATCATCAAAAAATGCTTAAAATGCCTTATCTACTGGTTTTTCAGAAAAATTAAACCAAATCAGATGTGACATATAACTGTAAAATAACAGAAATGTAAAAGAAACAGTTTTCTCTTGACTAAACAGAAAATACCTTTTATAATAAAAGTGTAATTATCTGTCATTGATAATTAGGAGACATTATGTCCATTATATTTAAAGGGGAATAAAAATGGCAAAAAAAGAAATGAAGTACTATCTTCGTAAGTCGGCTTTCGGACTAGCTTCAGTATTCTGCACCTTGTTAGTTGGTACAGCTTCTGTATCGGCACAGGTAACAATGAGAGGGCAGAAGTATGCAACTAAAGCTGAGGCTACAGCTCGTCTAACTACTCTTAAACAACAGCATCCGGAATTGGCTTCAACAATCGCAGGTTTTGAATCGAAAATTAACGATTCAAATTTAATTCAAGTTGACGATATTAACAAAATCTTAGCTGAGGCTGAACAAACTATAGCGGTTAAGGCAGAAGCAGAAAGATCAAAACGTGCCGAAGAAGAAGCAGCTAATGAAGCTCTTCGTAAAGAGAAGAGTACAGTTATCTACATTTTCGGTAGCAAGCAAGGTATGACTTTACCACAGGAGCTTCTTGATGTTGCTAAAATGTCAGAACTGCAACTGGTGAGTGGAGATTTACTGGTTGGTCACGTTACACAAATGATGGTGAAACTAAACTTACAGAGGGCTATACAGCACCAGGTGATGGAGATATTACTTTAATTGGTGATTGGGAATTTGTTCCGTTTAATGCTAATGTTCTTGTATCTTATGTGGATACAGAAGGTAATGTTTTAGGTGAAACTGTTGCGGTATCACAAGGCTTGCCGGGTGAAGCGTACGATACTACCTCACTTCGTCTTGATAAGATTGAAAAAGATGGTAAGGTCTACAAGTTCAAGAAGCTTCAAGAGGGCTCACCTAGCGAAACTGGTACAACCCTAGAAGGCGATCTTCGTGTGGTTTATGTGTATGAAGAGGTTAAACCTGAGCCTAAACCAGAACCAAAACCTGAGCCTAAGCCAGAACCAAAACCTGAAGCTAAGAAGGAAGAGAAGAAACCAGCACCTAAGCAAGAAGCTAAGAAGCTTCCATCAACAGGTGAAGCGACACATCCATTCTTCACAGCGGCAGCTCTTGCAGTGATGGCAAGTGCAGGTGTGGTTGTTGTGTCAACAAAACGCAAGGAAGACTAATGTTGTGCTCCAATGAAAGGCTGTCCTTAGCGCTATAGCTTGTGTAAGCTACAAGTTGTTGAAGAGGCCGACTAAGAAGTCATCAGAAATGGTGGCTTTTTAGTTTTTTTATCAGGTTTACCTGCTGGTCCTCATAGAGGGTGAGTACTTTTTGGCTAATGGTTAGTCTTATGGTGCTAGTTGATCCTGCAAAGCATCTTGATAAAAGAGACTGCCTATGCTATACTAAAGCTGTATTTGGGGGACTTACCGAGTCTAGCTGCAGAACTTGCTTTGGTGACTATCTGTGATCAAGGGCAATTGAGCTTAGCTTATCCTCCTAATAATCACATCAAATACTGTTTGTCAGTATTTTTCTTTTGGAATCACATTAAGGAAGGCAAGTATGTCAAAGAGGAAACGAAAAACGTATCAGGTATATGAGGGCTTAAGGTGCGCCATGATGCTTTGCTTTATCAGTGGTTATGTCAATGCCTTTACCTACATGACGCAAGGCAGGCGCTTTGCAGGGGTTCAGACAGGCAATCTCTTATCCTTTGCGATTCGTCTGTCTGAGCGCCAGTTTGACCAAGCCCTGCAATTTTTATTGCCTATCATTGTTTTTATGATTGGGCAGGCCTTTACCTACTTTATGCACTGCTGGGCCAATAAGCATGGTCTGCATTGGTACCTTTTGTCTAGCTTTATCTTGACCCTGATTGCTCTTGTGACAGCAATCCTCACACCCTTATTGTCGTCATTTTTTACGGTTTCAGCTCTAGCTTTTTTTGCTTCGATTCAGGTAGATACCTTTAAAACCTTGCGCGGTGCGAGCTATGCCAATGTGATGATGACTGGTAATATTAAAAATGCTGCCTACCTATTGACAAAGGGACTATATGAGAACAACAAAGAGCTAGTCCATATTGGTCGCAATACCTTGATTATTATCCTCTCCTTTGCCCTTGGAGTGGTCTGTTCTACTCTTTTATCACTATCCTATGGTGAGTATGCCTTATCTCCCATGCTGATCCCATTGTGCTACGTGAACTACCTCTTGGCACAGGAATTTTACCATCATCAGGTATCATTGAAAAATGATTGAAGTCTACTAATTGATATCCTCCTCCTATAATTTTTGATGACTGCTTGTTTGTCATTGTCTATTATGGGGGAGGTATCAGTTAATAGGCTGAGTGATCATTTTTTTATGCTAAAATTATGGTATAATGTCAGTTGATAGCTGACAGGACTCAGCTTGGGAATGGGTATTGCCCTAGTCCCTGATTACAAAGGTTTCATTAGCCTTGAAAGGACGTAAGATGACTAAGAAAAAACCATTTTATATTACAACACCGATTTACTACCCGTCAGGGAAGCTTCATATTGGCTCTGCCTATACTACGATTGCCTGTGATGTTCTTGCTCGCTATAAGCGTATGTTGGGTTATGACGTTTTTTATTTGACTGGTCTTGATGAGCATGGTCAAAAGATTCAGGATAAGGCACAAGAAGCCGGCTTATCCCCTCAAGCTTATGTTGATGGCATGGCTGAGGAAGTCAAGGCACTATGGAAGCTCCTTGATATCTCTTATGATAAGTTTATCCGCACCACTGGCGACTATCATGAGGAGGTGGTTGCTGCTGTATTTGAGAGGTTGCTGGCGCAGGATGATATTTATTTAGGGACCTATTCAGGCTGGTATTCTGTTTCAGATGAGGAATTTTTTACAGAAAGTCAGTTAGCTGAGGTTTATCGCGATGAAGCTGGCAAGGTCATTGGTGGTGTGGCACCATCAGGGCATGAGGTCGAATGGGTCTCTGAAGAATCTTATTTTTTGCGCCTGAGCAAGTATGCGGATAGATTGGTTGCCTTCTTTAAGGCTCAGCCTGATTTTATTCAGCCGGACGGTCGTATGAATGAAATGCTTAAAAACTTCATCGAGCCAGGTCTGGAGGATCTAGCGGTTAGCCGAACAACCTTTACCTGGGGGGTCCCTGTGCCGTCAAATCCTAAACACGTTGTTTATGTCTGGATCGATGCTCTCTTAAACTATGCAACAGCACTAGGCTACGGTCAGAAGGATCATGCTAACTTCGATAAGTTCTGGAGTGGTAGGGTTTTCCATATGGTTGGTAAGGATATTTTGCGTTTCCACAGCATTTATTGGCCAATTTTGTTGATGATGCTTGATTTACCAATGCCAGAGCGTTTGATTGCTCATGGCTGGTTTGTCATGAAGGACGGTAAAATGTCTAAATCAAAGGGGAATGTGATCTATCCTGAAATGCTGGTTGAGCGCTTTGGTCTTGATCCTCTGCGTTATTACCTCATGCGTTCCTTGCCGGTTGGCTCTGATGGTACCTTTACCCCAGAGGATTATGTTGGTCGTATCAATTATGAGCTGGCTAATGACCTTGGTAACCTTTTGAATCGTACAGTTGCCATGATTAATAAATACTTTGACGGCAGGGTTCCTGCTTATGTCAGAAACGTTACAGCTTTTGATGCGGATCTGGAGCAGGTTGTGGCTGATCATATTTCCGAATACCACAAGCAAATGGAGGCTGTTGATTACCCACGTGCCTTGGAGGCCGTATGGACGATTATTTCACGCACGAACAAATACATTGATGAAACTGCTCCTTGGGTGCTTGCCAAAGCAGCTGATAGTAAGGAGCAGCTAGCCAGTGTGATGGCACATTTAGCTGCAAGTCTGCGCGTGGTGGCTCATTTGATTCAGCCATTTATGATGACAACCTCAGCTGCTATTATGGAGCAGCTAGGTCTCGGTGCCAAATATCATCTGGAAGAGCTTGATTTAGCAGATCTTCCGACAGGTGTGACGGTTGTTGCCAAAGGAGAGCCAATCTTCCCTCGTCTTGATATGGAAGCAGAGATTGACTATATCAAAGAGCAAATGACAATGAGCATAGCTAAGCCACAAGAAGCAGACTGGGATCCTGAAAAGGTAGCCCTTAAGTCTGAAAAGGACACGATTACTTTTGAGGCTTTTGATGCAGTTGAGATTCGTGTGGCAGAGGTCAAAGAGGTGTCACGAGTTGAAGGCTCTGAAAAACTGCTGCGCTTTAGATTAGATGCAGGTGATGGCTCTGATCGTCAAATCTTATCAGGTATTGCAGCCTATTACCCAAATGAACAAGAGCTCGTTGGCAAGAAGGTGCAAATTGTTGCCAACCTCAAGCCGCGAAAAATGATGAAAAAATATATCAGTCAGGGCATGCTTTTGTCAGCAGAACATGATGGCAAGCTGACAGTGCTGACGGTTGATCCGGCAGTGCCAAATGGTACGATTATTGGCTGATTGGGCTTTTAGATGACAATATCCCGTATGGGTCTTGCTAATAGATTGATTAGCAGGAGCATACGGGATTTTTAGTGTCTTAAAAAGACAAGAGACCTAGACTTCTTGTGGGAGCTTTGTAAACTTTGAACAAGAAAGAAGCACTAGTCTAGCAGCCTAATAGGCAATAACAGCAGTGAAAGCTCTGAGTATTGAAAATACATCATTTTTGTTTCTTTATCTCACGCTCTAGTCGCTCCCTTCATGGGGGTGTGAATTGATATGTATTGATCTTATTTGAAAAGCAAGTTGGCAGATGAGGGATTGGTGAGCATACAGACAGGGCTTTCGTTAAGGTGCTGCTAGCTCCTTTTATGATTTCTTTTTCATAAATTAATCTATATATTGTATCAAAAAGATTGCAAAGCACTATATATTGTGTTATTATAACAAACATAAGAATTAAGTATACTTAATTCAGCCGGGGAAAAAAGCGGGCTTAGCCTTGCTTACAAAGCAGTTGCTGACTGGTTAGGGATCATCAGCAAGAAATTATCATTAGCCTGTAGGATTGCC carries:
- the emm6_3 gene encoding cell surface protein, whose product is MDTEGNVLGETVAVSQGLPGEAYDTTSLRLDKIEKDGKVYKFKKLQEGSPSETGTTLEGDLRVVYVYEEVKPEPKPEPKPEPKPEPKPEAKKEEKKPAPKQEAKKLPSTGEATHPFFTAAALAVMASAGVVVVSTKRKED
- a CDS encoding membrane protein, whose protein sequence is MSKRKRKTYQVYEGLRCAMMLCFISGYVNAFTYMTQGRRFAGVQTGNLLSFAIRLSERQFDQALQFLLPIIVFMIGQAFTYFMHCWANKHGLHWYLLSSFILTLIALVTAILTPLLSSFFTVSALAFFASIQVDTFKTLRGASYANVMMTGNIKNAAYLLTKGLYENNKELVHIGRNTLIIILSFALGVVCSTLLSLSYGEYALSPMLIPLCYVNYLLAQEFYHHQVSLKND
- a CDS encoding membrane protein, which encodes MTKKVASLVLIGLDSLILAGFYWIYLPPMNVMSLEFWFFVILALILAMVSLFILSLFGLKKTVTSFFTQKSGRKDVTSGLSLKQLTGGIKWLGLALAVIIAGLSLLLAVNTRMFRAKSYAHVIKVKDADFNKDFPDTDLSALALLDRDSAEKIGDTYLGTIDKVSQFGISDEYRQITIGKLPYRVSPLEYKSFWKWLTNRKDGIGYYVKVNQTTGKAELVKLNQPMKYSHSEFMFRDTMRHLRFQYPMTIFSDPSFEVDDDGNPYYVATTYAPKFGLSSQEPTGVILLDAVSGKSQYYELKDVPKWVDRVYSADNVLERVNDYYTYQKGYWNTVFSQTDVKQTTDSYNYITIGSDIYLYTGITSATADSSNLGFILVNMRTREVTNYKLPSATEASAMKSAEGEVQEKKYTATAPTLVKLNDKAYYLISLKDGAGLIKSYALVDAEDYQQVTVNNDIQTLISQFTDKDTSSLSVSDTNDQKVKMITGQVEQLASQIISGTTVYYISSKGQIYKIKASSETSDRLPFLKVGDQFKAQLADDNYLNHMTIESSSADQAITE
- a CDS encoding cell surface protein, producing MAKKEMKYYLRKSAFGLASVFCTLLVGTASVSAQVTMRGQKYATKAEATARLTTLKQQHPELASTIAGFESKINDSNLIQVDDINKILAEAEQTIAVKAEAERSKRAEEEAANEALRKEKSTVIYIFGSKQGMTLPQELLDVAKMSELQLVSGDLLVGHVTQMMVKLNLQRAIQHQVMEILL
- the metG gene encoding methionyl-tRNA synthetase, with protein sequence MTKKKPFYITTPIYYPSGKLHIGSAYTTIACDVLARYKRMLGYDVFYLTGLDEHGQKIQDKAQEAGLSPQAYVDGMAEEVKALWKLLDISYDKFIRTTGDYHEEVVAAVFERLLAQDDIYLGTYSGWYSVSDEEFFTESQLAEVYRDEAGKVIGGVAPSGHEVEWVSEESYFLRLSKYADRLVAFFKAQPDFIQPDGRMNEMLKNFIEPGLEDLAVSRTTFTWGVPVPSNPKHVVYVWIDALLNYATALGYGQKDHANFDKFWSGRVFHMVGKDILRFHSIYWPILLMMLDLPMPERLIAHGWFVMKDGKMSKSKGNVIYPEMLVERFGLDPLRYYLMRSLPVGSDGTFTPEDYVGRINYELANDLGNLLNRTVAMINKYFDGRVPAYVRNVTAFDADLEQVVADHISEYHKQMEAVDYPRALEAVWTIISRTNKYIDETAPWVLAKAADSKEQLASVMAHLAASLRVVAHLIQPFMMTTSAAIMEQLGLGAKYHLEELDLADLPTGVTVVAKGEPIFPRLDMEAEIDYIKEQMTMSIAKPQEADWDPEKVALKSEKDTITFEAFDAVEIRVAEVKEVSRVEGSEKLLRFRLDAGDGSDRQILSGIAAYYPNEQELVGKKVQIVANLKPRKMMKKYISQGMLLSAEHDGKLTVLTVDPAVPNGTIIG